A DNA window from Flammeovirga agarivorans contains the following coding sequences:
- a CDS encoding helix-turn-helix domain-containing protein, with product MTYNNNNLKLLREHFNLTQNDLAEEFNKKGMKCNRSKILNWEGKSSPNFSDLKIIVDFFKISLDDFLYINLEEKNLENRLRKEAPKPQFDVHMATVDQEGNDIVTLVPQKASAGYATNFTDPEFYKSLRKIDIPGFSDSKSHRAFEIKGDSMPPMKSKDIVIGEKCFDKESIKLGEKYIVTTKADGYVFKNVYRDGDYFILESENSSYEPYEVHKDEVLEFWKYKTCIFSDFPEMEIGNTLFSRNLKYLRGIKHKLSLKEFSERLNQDGKGIISVEDLRSFEMGVEPKQSILIKISDFFKVSIDQLLTQNVR from the coding sequence ATGACATATAATAACAATAACCTTAAATTACTGAGAGAGCACTTTAATCTAACACAGAATGATCTTGCAGAAGAGTTTAATAAAAAAGGGATGAAATGTAATCGCAGTAAAATCTTAAACTGGGAAGGCAAGTCCTCTCCTAACTTTTCAGATTTAAAAATTATTGTCGACTTCTTTAAAATTTCTTTAGATGATTTCTTATATATCAATTTAGAAGAGAAAAACTTAGAAAACAGATTGAGAAAAGAAGCTCCTAAACCTCAGTTTGATGTCCATATGGCAACTGTTGATCAAGAAGGAAATGATATAGTTACATTAGTTCCTCAAAAAGCTTCTGCTGGATATGCAACCAACTTCACAGATCCAGAGTTCTATAAATCACTACGAAAAATAGACATACCAGGATTTTCAGATTCCAAAAGCCATAGAGCTTTTGAAATTAAAGGAGACTCAATGCCTCCGATGAAAAGCAAAGACATTGTGATAGGTGAAAAATGCTTTGACAAAGAATCAATAAAATTAGGAGAGAAATACATTGTAACTACTAAGGCTGATGGATATGTTTTTAAAAATGTATACCGAGATGGTGATTATTTTATCTTAGAATCTGAAAACTCATCTTATGAACCCTATGAAGTGCATAAAGATGAAGTATTAGAATTTTGGAAATATAAAACATGTATTTTTTCTGATTTCCCCGAAATGGAAATTGGCAACACCCTCTTTTCAAGAAATCTTAAGTATTTGAGAGGTATCAAACACAAACTATCTTTAAAAGAGTTTTCAGAAAGATTAAATCAAGATGGAAAAGGCATAATAAGCGTTGAAGACCTTCGATCTTTTGAAATGGGTGTAGAACCGAAACAAAGTATCCTAATCAAGATCAGCGACTTCTTTAAAGTTAGTATTGATCAATTATTAACACAAAATGTAAGGTAG
- the sppA gene encoding signal peptide peptidase SppA, with product MKGFIKTTFAVIVGIFLSSFLLSMLGAFIVGAIVSSSNSSEPAQIDAQSILVLDITKPIREIGETDPFESLNSSFFPSNGARGLHDVLDIIDKATNDENIAGIYLKGGSFGGSLPMAVEIREALSKFKASDKFVYSYADGISETGYYVISEASRVYLNPIGNLELNGFSSEIMYFKDFFEKIGIKPEVFRVGKYKSAVEPFITDKMSDANREQISSYLNGLYDHYLVGVSASRGIDLETLRSISAEMKVRNAEDAVKFKLVDQLAYVDEVKEDIAKMLEIEETSDLSFINYSKYKDALDPRSRRKGEGKVVVLSAEGEIKYGKADGSENVITNKDLVPELNKLAEDDDVSAVVLRVNSPGGSALSSDLIWRAVQNLKKKKPVVASMSTYAASGGYYISMGCDKIVAYPNTITGSIGIFGLAFNPSDLMTKKLGLKTYTVSTGKFSNYQSLLDDFSKEDRAIIQQNVNEGYEVFTSKAAEGRNMSLDALLKVAQGRVWTGSQAYEVKLVDELGGYQKAIEVAAELAGLEEDNYKIKYLPGEKDMLQELLSSLETGSEAKIKEMVLGEYSSYVDGTMSWLESLKGVQARQPYYEVIEGFEMP from the coding sequence ATGAAAGGATTTATTAAGACGACCTTTGCTGTTATCGTCGGTATTTTTTTATCATCGTTTCTATTATCAATGCTTGGAGCTTTTATTGTAGGTGCGATAGTCTCTTCTTCAAATAGTAGTGAGCCAGCCCAAATTGATGCTCAATCCATTTTAGTATTGGATATCACAAAACCAATTAGAGAAATAGGGGAAACAGACCCATTTGAATCATTAAACTCTAGCTTTTTCCCGTCAAATGGTGCTAGAGGTTTGCATGATGTTCTAGATATAATCGATAAAGCAACTAATGATGAAAACATTGCAGGTATTTACTTAAAAGGTGGATCATTTGGTGGGTCTTTACCAATGGCAGTAGAAATCAGAGAAGCCTTATCAAAGTTTAAGGCATCAGATAAATTTGTTTATTCATATGCAGATGGTATTTCAGAAACAGGTTATTATGTAATTTCTGAGGCTAGTAGAGTATACTTAAACCCAATTGGTAATCTAGAACTTAATGGATTCTCATCTGAGATCATGTATTTTAAAGACTTCTTTGAAAAGATAGGTATCAAGCCTGAAGTATTTAGAGTAGGTAAATATAAAAGTGCTGTTGAGCCATTTATTACAGACAAAATGAGTGATGCTAACAGAGAGCAAATTTCATCTTATTTAAATGGTTTGTATGATCATTACTTAGTAGGAGTATCAGCTTCAAGAGGCATTGACCTCGAAACATTAAGAAGTATTTCTGCAGAAATGAAAGTTAGAAATGCAGAAGATGCTGTCAAGTTTAAGCTAGTAGATCAATTAGCTTATGTTGATGAAGTGAAGGAAGATATTGCCAAGATGTTGGAAATCGAAGAAACTTCTGACCTTTCATTCATCAATTATTCAAAATATAAGGACGCATTAGACCCTAGATCTAGAAGAAAAGGGGAAGGTAAAGTTGTGGTACTTTCTGCAGAGGGAGAAATCAAATATGGAAAGGCTGATGGTAGTGAGAATGTAATTACTAACAAAGATTTAGTTCCTGAATTAAATAAGTTAGCTGAGGATGATGACGTTTCGGCTGTGGTATTACGAGTAAACTCTCCAGGTGGTAGTGCATTATCTTCAGACTTGATTTGGAGAGCTGTTCAGAATCTAAAAAAGAAAAAACCTGTTGTTGCATCTATGTCAACATATGCTGCTTCTGGTGGGTATTATATTTCTATGGGTTGTGATAAAATTGTCGCGTATCCAAATACTATCACAGGTTCTATCGGTATCTTCGGTTTAGCATTTAATCCATCTGACCTAATGACGAAGAAGTTGGGGCTGAAGACGTATACAGTAAGCACTGGTAAATTCTCTAATTATCAATCTTTATTAGATGATTTCTCTAAAGAAGATAGAGCTATTATTCAACAAAATGTGAATGAGGGGTATGAAGTATTTACTTCAAAAGCTGCTGAAGGTCGTAATATGAGTCTTGATGCCTTATTAAAGGTTGCTCAGGGTAGAGTATGGACAGGTTCTCAAGCCTATGAGGTAAAACTTGTTGATGAACTTGGTGGTTATCAAAAAGCGATTGAAGTAGCAGCTGAATTGGCAGGCTTAGAAGAAGATAATTATAAAATCAAATACTTACCAGGTGAGAAAGATATGTTACAAGAGTTACTAAGCAGTCTTGAAACTGGTTCTGAAGCTAAGATTAAAGAAATGGTTTTAGGAGAATATTCTTCATATGTTGATGGGACAATGTCATGGTTGGAATCTTTAAAAGGAGTTCAAGCGAGACAACCATATTACGAAGTAATTGAAGGTTTTGAAATGCCTTAA
- the purL gene encoding phosphoribosylformylglycinamidine synthase, whose protein sequence is MVLFFRGNTDNVFAVHASQALSQENVNKLSWLFGNAQQIDQTSIEGWFIGPRKEMLTPWSTNAVEITQNMGIEGLIRIEEFLQVESEKSADFDPMLQALYEGLDSSIYTIDVEPEPIQHIEDISAYNQAEGLALSDDEVSYLNEVSEKLNRKLTDSEVYGFAQVNSEHCRHKIFNGIFEIDGEEKPTSLFKLIKRTSKEAPDNLVSAYSDNVAFIKGPVSEQFAPVTQDKPDFFETKDFESVISLKAETHNFPTTVEPFNGAATGSGGEIRDRVAGGKGSMPLAGTAVYMTSYSRLEDNRNWEKGMEERPWLYQTPMEILIKASNGASDFGNKFGMPLICGSVLTFEHEEDNKKHGFDKVIMMAGGIGYAKKRDALKDTPEKGDKVVVMGGDNYRIGMGGGAVSSVATGEFSNSIELNAIQRSNPEMQKRVYNAVRAMSEGEENPIVLIHDHGAGGHLNCLSELVEETGAQIDLEKLPVGDPTLSAKEIVGNESQERMGLVINEKHIDTLKKIAERERSPLYVVGETTGDMQFTFKDTKTGEAPIDMPLDYMFGKAPKTIMRDTTVAPNFSEVQVEATKVHEYLNDVLQLEAVASKDWLTNKVDRSVTGRVAKQQTAGELQLPLNNVSVMACDYRGKSGIATSIGHAPVTAMIDPAAGSVNAIAESLTNMVWAPLEGGLTSVSLSANWMWPCKNEGEDARLYKAVEACSDFAVALGVNIPTGKDSLSMTQKYGDEKVYSPGTVIISTVGEVSDLKQVVEPVAKVGKKLVYVDLAKDGYALGGSSLAQVLNKVGKRVSSVQNPEYFAKGFGAIQSLIKEGKIVSGHDVSAGGLITALLEMTFPSQNVAYNVDISSVSEESLTNILFSETPSVIFQVEDEAALSELEGSGVNFTVIGEAVEGESTTVKYQDAELSFNTAELRDVWMKTSHLLDRQQSGKTCADERFASYKISPLHYTYPENFTGKLSDYGIDADRKDRTGIKAAIIREKGVNGDREMAYSMHLAGFDVKDVHMTDLISGREDLSDVNFIVFVGGFSNSDVLGSAKGWAGAFLYNEKAKQALDNFYAREDTLSLGVCNGCQLMIELGLVTKGHDKAPKMLHNESHKFESGFVNMTIPENNSVMLQSLANTRLGVWIAHGEGKFDLPYAEDQYNIVGKYGYETYPANPNGSSFNTAALASEDGRHLVMMPHLERAIFPWNWAHYPERNDEVSPWIEAFVNAKNWVAENKK, encoded by the coding sequence ATGGTACTCTTTTTTCGAGGCAATACAGACAACGTATTTGCAGTTCACGCCAGTCAGGCGCTTTCACAAGAAAATGTTAATAAACTTTCTTGGTTATTCGGCAATGCACAACAAATAGATCAAACTTCTATTGAAGGATGGTTTATTGGTCCACGTAAGGAAATGTTGACTCCTTGGAGTACAAACGCCGTGGAAATTACTCAGAACATGGGCATTGAAGGTTTAATTCGTATTGAAGAATTCCTTCAAGTTGAATCTGAGAAATCTGCTGATTTCGACCCAATGTTACAAGCTTTGTACGAAGGTCTTGATAGTTCTATCTACACTATCGATGTAGAACCAGAACCAATCCAACATATCGAAGATATCTCTGCTTACAACCAAGCAGAAGGATTGGCACTTAGTGATGATGAAGTAAGTTACTTAAACGAGGTAAGTGAGAAACTAAATCGTAAGTTGACTGATTCTGAGGTTTATGGTTTTGCTCAAGTCAACTCAGAGCACTGTCGTCACAAAATCTTTAATGGAATATTTGAAATTGATGGAGAAGAAAAACCTACTTCATTATTCAAATTGATCAAAAGGACTTCTAAAGAAGCTCCAGATAATTTGGTATCAGCATATTCAGATAATGTTGCCTTTATTAAAGGACCTGTATCTGAACAATTTGCTCCTGTTACTCAGGATAAACCAGATTTCTTTGAAACAAAAGATTTTGAATCAGTAATTTCATTAAAAGCGGAAACACATAACTTCCCAACTACTGTAGAGCCATTTAATGGTGCTGCAACTGGATCAGGTGGAGAGATTCGTGACCGTGTTGCAGGTGGTAAAGGTTCAATGCCTTTAGCAGGTACTGCTGTATATATGACATCTTATTCTCGCCTAGAAGATAACAGAAACTGGGAGAAAGGGATGGAAGAAAGACCATGGTTGTACCAAACACCTATGGAAATTCTTATCAAAGCATCAAATGGTGCTTCAGACTTTGGCAACAAATTCGGTATGCCATTAATCTGTGGTTCAGTATTGACTTTCGAACATGAGGAAGACAATAAGAAGCATGGTTTTGATAAAGTAATAATGATGGCAGGGGGTATTGGTTATGCGAAAAAGCGTGATGCCTTAAAAGATACTCCAGAGAAAGGTGATAAAGTTGTTGTTATGGGTGGTGATAACTACCGTATCGGTATGGGCGGTGGCGCCGTATCATCTGTAGCAACTGGTGAATTTTCTAACTCAATTGAGTTGAACGCTATCCAACGTTCTAACCCTGAAATGCAGAAGCGTGTTTACAATGCGGTTCGAGCGATGTCAGAAGGTGAAGAGAATCCAATCGTCTTAATTCACGATCATGGTGCAGGTGGACACTTAAACTGTTTATCAGAATTAGTGGAAGAAACAGGTGCACAAATTGATTTAGAAAAATTACCTGTAGGTGACCCTACATTATCTGCGAAAGAAATCGTTGGTAACGAGTCTCAAGAAAGAATGGGCTTAGTAATCAACGAAAAACATATTGATACTTTAAAGAAAATTGCTGAACGTGAGCGTTCTCCATTATACGTTGTAGGAGAAACAACAGGTGACATGCAGTTTACTTTTAAAGATACAAAAACAGGTGAGGCTCCAATCGATATGCCTTTGGACTATATGTTTGGAAAAGCGCCTAAAACAATTATGCGTGATACCACTGTTGCTCCTAACTTCTCTGAAGTACAAGTTGAGGCAACAAAAGTTCATGAATATTTGAATGATGTTTTACAACTTGAAGCAGTTGCATCAAAGGATTGGTTAACAAACAAAGTAGACCGTTCTGTAACTGGTAGAGTAGCAAAACAACAAACAGCTGGTGAATTACAGTTACCATTGAACAACGTTTCAGTGATGGCTTGTGATTACAGAGGTAAATCAGGTATCGCAACTTCTATTGGACATGCTCCTGTAACTGCAATGATTGATCCTGCTGCAGGTTCAGTGAACGCAATTGCTGAATCATTAACTAACATGGTTTGGGCTCCATTAGAAGGAGGTTTAACATCAGTATCGCTTTCTGCTAACTGGATGTGGCCTTGTAAAAATGAAGGTGAAGACGCTCGTTTATACAAAGCGGTAGAAGCTTGTTCTGATTTTGCTGTTGCTTTAGGAGTAAATATCCCTACGGGTAAAGATTCATTATCAATGACTCAAAAGTATGGTGATGAAAAAGTTTATTCTCCAGGTACAGTAATTATCTCAACGGTTGGTGAGGTTTCAGATTTAAAACAAGTTGTTGAGCCAGTTGCTAAAGTAGGTAAGAAATTAGTCTACGTAGATTTAGCAAAAGATGGTTACGCTTTAGGTGGATCATCACTTGCTCAAGTTTTAAATAAAGTAGGTAAGAGAGTATCTTCAGTTCAAAACCCTGAATACTTTGCAAAAGGTTTCGGTGCAATCCAATCTTTAATTAAAGAAGGTAAGATTGTTTCCGGACATGATGTTTCAGCTGGTGGTCTAATCACTGCTTTATTAGAGATGACATTCCCTTCTCAGAATGTTGCTTATAATGTTGATATTTCTTCAGTCTCTGAAGAGAGCTTAACTAACATTCTATTCTCAGAAACTCCTTCTGTGATCTTCCAAGTTGAAGACGAAGCTGCATTATCTGAATTAGAAGGTAGCGGAGTTAATTTCACAGTTATCGGTGAAGCTGTAGAAGGTGAAAGCACTACTGTTAAATATCAAGATGCTGAATTGTCTTTCAATACTGCAGAGTTAAGAGATGTTTGGATGAAAACATCACACTTATTGGATAGACAACAATCTGGTAAAACATGTGCTGATGAGCGTTTTGCTTCATATAAAATTTCTCCTTTACATTACACTTACCCAGAGAACTTCACTGGTAAGCTTTCTGATTACGGTATTGATGCTGATAGAAAAGATAGAACAGGAATCAAGGCTGCTATCATCAGAGAGAAAGGTGTAAATGGCGATAGAGAAATGGCTTACTCAATGCACTTAGCAGGTTTCGATGTAAAAGATGTACATATGACAGATTTAATCTCAGGAAGAGAAGATCTATCTGATGTGAACTTCATCGTATTTGTTGGTGGATTCTCAAACTCTGATGTATTAGGTTCAGCTAAGGGTTGGGCTGGTGCATTCTTGTACAATGAGAAAGCGAAGCAAGCACTTGATAACTTCTACGCAAGAGAAGATACATTGTCATTAGGTGTATGTAATGGATGTCAGTTGATGATCGAATTAGGTCTAGTAACCAAAGGTCATGATAAGGCTCCGAAGATGTTACATAATGAATCTCATAAGTTTGAGTCAGGTTTTGTGAACATGACTATTCCTGAGAATAACTCTGTAATGTTACAGTCTTTAGCCAATACTCGTTTAGGTGTATGGATTGCTCACGGTGAAGGTAAATTTGACTTACCTTATGCTGAGGACCAATACAACATTGTAGGTAAGTATGGTTATGAGACGTATCCTGCTAATCCGAATGGATCTTCGTTCAATACTGCAGCATTGGCTTCAGAAGATGGACGTCATTTAGTAATGATGCCTCACTTAGAAAGAGCGATCTTCCCTTGGAACTGGGCTCACTACCCAGAAAGAAACGACGAAGTTTCACCTTGGATAGAGGCATTTGTTAATGCTAAAAATTGGGTAGCAGAAAATAAGAAATAA
- a CDS encoding YdeI/OmpD-associated family protein: MKKFETVDDYILHTDKWKEELNILRELLLNTVLEEGVKWGAPIYMINKKNVVGIASFKNYVGLWFHQGALLANKENVLINAQEDKTKALRQWRFESKEELITQLNLIKEYVDEAISNQQNGLEVKIDRTPKPLILPNELVDAFVNDKELETAFKSLTLSKKREYGEYISTAKREATKLSRIEKIIPMIKNGIGLNDKYKK; encoded by the coding sequence ATGAAAAAATTTGAAACGGTAGATGACTATATTCTACATACTGATAAATGGAAGGAAGAACTTAACATTTTAAGAGAATTACTTTTAAATACAGTATTAGAAGAAGGTGTAAAATGGGGAGCACCTATTTATATGATTAATAAAAAGAATGTGGTCGGTATAGCATCTTTTAAGAATTATGTAGGTTTGTGGTTTCATCAAGGGGCATTATTAGCGAATAAAGAGAATGTTCTCATCAATGCTCAAGAAGATAAAACTAAAGCCTTAAGACAATGGCGTTTTGAAAGTAAGGAGGAGCTTATAACCCAATTAAACTTAATTAAAGAATATGTTGATGAAGCAATTAGTAATCAACAAAACGGTTTAGAAGTTAAGATCGATAGGACACCTAAACCTCTAATTCTACCCAATGAACTTGTAGATGCTTTTGTAAATGATAAGGAGTTGGAAACTGCATTTAAATCTCTAACCTTATCAAAAAAGAGAGAATATGGGGAATATATTAGTACTGCTAAACGCGAGGCAACTAAACTATCAAGAATAGAAAAGATAATTCCTATGATAAAGAATGGTATTGGGCTTAATGATAAATACAAAAAATAA
- a CDS encoding pirin family protein, translated as MKILSTAPLGPQWPTLDPFLFTAHHKDYFPSGNDDMSISVPLNGRNIGSDFSGKDGWSMYHGRKIPGFPYHPHRGFETITIVDEGMADHSDSLGSAGRFGDGDVQWMTAGKGVQHSEMFPLLNTNKDNPLELFQIWLNLPKKSKMVDPHYKMLWNEEIPIINEKDNDGNTVEIKVVAGQYKSVAPLSPTPDSWAADLNNNVAVWRIKLSPNALYNLAPTEKGTNRVLYFYNGDSVQVEDKLVHENTCFQVDETESISIKAGNSETYVLLLQGKPIGEPVAQHGPFVMNTREELQQAFDDYQQTQFGGWPWDKQEMVHDKDKGRFALHADGTLEEK; from the coding sequence ATGAAAATATTATCAACAGCACCTTTAGGACCACAATGGCCAACTTTAGACCCTTTCTTATTTACGGCACACCATAAAGACTATTTTCCTAGTGGGAATGATGATATGAGTATTTCTGTACCATTAAATGGAAGAAATATTGGATCTGACTTTTCTGGAAAAGATGGATGGAGTATGTACCATGGTAGGAAGATACCTGGGTTTCCTTATCATCCACATAGAGGGTTTGAAACAATAACCATTGTTGATGAAGGAATGGCTGATCATTCAGATTCATTAGGTTCAGCAGGTAGATTTGGTGATGGAGATGTTCAATGGATGACAGCAGGTAAAGGGGTTCAACATTCTGAAATGTTCCCTTTATTGAATACTAATAAAGACAACCCGCTTGAGTTATTTCAAATATGGTTGAATCTCCCTAAAAAGAGTAAAATGGTGGATCCCCATTATAAAATGCTTTGGAATGAGGAGATACCTATCATCAATGAAAAAGATAATGATGGTAATACTGTTGAAATAAAAGTTGTAGCAGGTCAATATAAATCTGTCGCTCCTTTATCACCAACTCCTGATTCTTGGGCAGCAGATTTAAATAATAATGTTGCAGTTTGGAGAATAAAGCTTTCACCTAATGCTCTATATAACTTAGCTCCAACGGAGAAAGGAACCAATAGGGTATTATATTTCTATAATGGTGATAGCGTTCAAGTAGAGGATAAATTAGTTCATGAAAATACTTGTTTTCAAGTAGATGAGACAGAAAGTATATCTATTAAGGCAGGGAATTCAGAAACCTATGTATTGTTACTCCAAGGAAAACCAATTGGAGAACCTGTTGCTCAACATGGGCCTTTTGTAATGAATACAAGAGAAGAATTACAACAGGCATTTGATGATTACCAACAGACTCAGTTTGGTGGATGGCCTTGGGATAAGCAAGAAATGG